From Pirellulales bacterium:
CGCGCGGCCGACTTTCATGTGCAGGTCGCTCCCCTTCAGCTTCACCAGGGCGCGAAACAGCTTGTCGATCTCCAGCTCGACGTGTTTCTTGACGAATTTTGCCGCCAGGGCGTCGCTGCCGGGCGTTACGGGGGGTGCCATTGCTGTTGCCATAACATTGCTCTCGGTGAGTGGTGAGGGTTCAGGGTTCAGCGTTCAGAGTTCAGCTTGACGAAGATCAATTCGCTTGCGCGTCATGAACCCTGAACCCTGACCACTGAACCCTCTTACGCGGCGATCGACCGCACGGGAATGCCACGGGCGGCCATCACCTGTTTGGTTTGTTGAATCGTATACTCGCCAAAATGAAAAATACTGGCCGCCAGGGCGGCGTCGGCCTTGCCCATCTGGATGGCGTCGGCCAGGTGTTCGGGCCGCCCCGCGCCACCGCTGGCCACGACCGGAATCGACACGGCCTCGCTCACCGCCGCCGTGATCTCCAAATCGTAACCGTTCTTGGTGCCGTCCGCATCCATCGACGTCAGCACAATTTCGCCCGCCCCCAGCCGCTCGACCTCGCGTGCCCAGGACACGGCCTCCAGGCCCGTGCCGACTCGACCGCCGTTGATGTGGACTTCCCAAATCTCGCGGCCGTCTTTCACCACCCGCTTCGGATCGATGTTGACCACGATGCACTGGCTGCCGAACCGCCGGGCGGCGTCGGCCACAAACCGCGGGTTCTGCGGGGCGGCCGAATTGATCGACACCTTGTCGCAGCCGGCGCTCAACAGTTGCCGGATGTCGTCGATCGTGCGGATGCCGCCCCCCACGCAGAGCGGCATGAAAATGACTTCGGCGGTGCGGCGGACCACGTCGAGCATGATGGCGCGGCCTTCGTGGCTGG
This genomic window contains:
- the hisF gene encoding imidazole glycerol phosphate synthase subunit HisF — protein: MLAKRVIPCLDVDRGRVVKGTNFIQLRDAGDPVEVAARYEKEGADELVFLDITASHEGRAIMLDVVRRTAEVIFMPLCVGGGIRTIDDIRQLLSAGCDKVSINSAAPQNPRFVADAARRFGSQCIVVNIDPKRVVKDGREIWEVHINGGRVGTGLEAVSWAREVERLGAGEIVLTSMDADGTKNGYDLEITAAVSEAVSIPVVASGGAGRPEHLADAIQMGKADAALAASIFHFGEYTIQQTKQVMAARGIPVRSIAA